The Filimonas lacunae genomic sequence ACATTAAGCTGGGGGTGTACGAAGCCAAACTGCAAGGCGATTTCAGTGTTAAAATCAGCAAGAACTTTAAGTATGATTTTGTAGGCGCCGTACGCTATGCCAAAACATCTGAAGAGCATAATGTACTGGAATCATCCAACCAGGCCCAGGCCTATCGTGCCGGCGTGTCACCCATACCTAACTCTATTATTCAACAGGCCAACCGTTTTTTATATACAGACCCTAATAACCCTACTGCATATCCTATTTCTGTATTGCCTTATGGTGGTTTTTACAACAGAACAGAACGTCAGTTGCTAAACTATACTATCCGCAATATGATTACCTATAACATGTCTACCGCCAATAAAGAGCACCAGCTGGTAGCGCTGGCAGGACAGGAAATTAAATCGGCCGACAGGCAAACCAGCAACAACGTAGGTGTAGGTTACCAATGGCAAAATGGTGGCGTGCCTTATATCCAGTATCAGTTTCTGAAAAAGATGCTGGAAGGCAATCAGTCGTATTATGGTATGAGCAATAGCTACGACCGCTTTGCTGCCTTCTTTGCCAATGCCACATACACTTTCAAAAACAGGTATACAGTGGCTGGTACCGTACGGGAAGACGGATCGAACAGATTGGGTAATTCGCCACAAGCACGCTGGCTGCCCACCTGGACTGTTTCAGGCGTATGGAATGTGGACCAGGAAGATTTCATCAGGAATAAAATCACCATCAGTCACCTGATGCTGAAAAGTAGTTATGGTCTTAACGCCAACATCGGTGAGGCCACTAACACTACCGCTATTCTTACCACTGAAATTACCAAACGTAATTACCTCAGCGATCAGCAAACTGCTATCGCCATCAAAAACCTGCAAAACAGTGATCTTACCTGGGAAAAGAAATATGAGTTTAATATAGGTACAGACATTGGATTGTTTAAAGAAAGGCTGGGCGTTGTGTTTGATTTTTATAACAGGCGCAGCTTTGATCTGATAGCCCTGGTAAAAACAGCAGGTATTGGTGGTGAAACCTTTAAAGCAGCCAATTACGCCGATATGAAATCGCACGGTTTTGAATTCTCTGTCAGCGGTAAAATACTTACCGGCAAAACCGTTAGCTGGAACAGTACATTCATTTTCGGATATAACACCACCCGCATTACCAACGCCAAAAACACCCCTATGATCTTTGACCTGGTAGTGCCGGAAGGCGGCGCCAAAGAAGGTTATGCGGCCCGCGGCCTGTTTTCTATTAAAAACGCCGGCTTAGATCCTTATAACGGTACGCCTTTATTCTTTAACGATTCCGGTACTGTAAGCAACGGCGTGTATTTACAAAGCCAGAATACCCAATACCTGAAATACGAAGGCTCTATAGATCCTACTATAACAGGCGGTTTCAGCAACACCTTTCGTTACAAACAACTTTCGCTGAACGTGCTGCTTACCTATCAGGCCGGTAATAAAATACGTTTAACGCCTGCTTTCAAAACCAAATACAGCGACCTAGATGCTATGAGCAACCAGTTTAAAGGAAGATGGTCATTACCAGGCGACGACCTGCTTACCAACGTGCCTTCTATTGCCGATCCGTATACGGCATCAGCCCTCAGTAATGCCAGTGCTTATCCTTATAATAATTACAACTACTCTTCGGCAAGAGTGGTAGACGGAGGTTTTATACGCATGAAAGCAATATCGCTGTCGTATGCACTGCCCGCCAGATTGGTAACACGCATGGGCTTAAAAACAATGTCGCTGTCAGCAGTAGGCAATAACCTGTGGTTGATTTATTCCGATAAAGACCTCCGCGGTCAGGACCCGGAGTTTTTCAATTCAGGTGGTGTGGCTATGCCTATCAACAAGCAGGTAACATTTTCTTTAAAAGTAGGACTCTAACGTTAAATGATGTATCAATGAAAAAAATATCCTTTTATATAACTATGGGTTTACTGGTTGCAGCAACTACGGGATGTAACCGGTATTTAGATAAACTACCGGATAACAGAACCGTGATTGCCACCCCCGAACAGGTAACACAATTACTCACTACCGCTTATCCGCGTGCCAATTATATTACTTTTTGTGAAGCGATGACGGATAATGCAGAAGACAAAAAAAGTCCCACTTCCGACCTGCAGAACATGCAGCCGTATAAGTACCAGGACGTACAGTCTACTTTTACCGATTCGCCGGAGTTTTATTTCCATGCCTGCTACACAGCTATCGCTGCTGCTAACCAGGCACTGGAATATTGTAATGGACCCGATTCGCTCAGCTACCGCGCACAAAAAGGAGAAGCACTGGTATGCAGGGCTTATGCACACTTTATGCTTACGCTACTGTTTGCTAAAAACTACGATCCTTCCACTGCCTCCGGCGATCCTGGTGTACCCTATGTTACTACAGTAGAAAAAAATGTATGGGTCAATTATAGCCGTGGCACTGTCCAGAAAGATTATGATATGATTGAACGGGACCTGGTGGCTGGCATACCATTGCTGCAAGACAAAATATATGGCGATGCTCCTAAGTTTCATTTTACACAGGTAGCGGCCAATGCTTTTGCTGCACGGTTTTATCTGTTTAAACGGGATTACGCAAAGGTGGTGGATTATACTACAGCCATACTGGGTCCTGTTACCATTACAGCCAATACCGTAAACACTACCGTAGCAAACATGCTGCGTAACTGGAACGGCACTTCCACCACTACAATACCTCCCGGCTACAGCGCCAGCACATTAGGCTATTACGGGTTGCAGGCATTGTATACCCAGGCATCCGAACCTTCCAACTTACTGTTGCAGGAAACCGAAAGCAACTGGGGCACCAAATTCCCTGCCTACCGTTTTGGACTGGGCATTACTGTATATGCCTTATTCAGCGGAACACTACCCACGCCAGCCAACACTTCTACCTCTTCGCCTTTAAGCGTAGGTTACTGGATGTATGGTTCTGATCCGCAGGTATATAATCAGCCTAAGTTCTGGGACAACTTTATACCCAATGGACTTAACTCTTCTGTAGGTACTTACTACAATGTAATTCCGCTGTTAAGCATGGAAGAAGTATTGCTTAACAGGGCAGAAGCTTTAACCAGGCTGGGCCAGCTGGTACCGGCATTAAACGATTTACAAACCTGGACCAGTAAAAATGTAATAAGCTACAGCGCCACTACCAACCGGTTAACGGCTGCTAATATGGCTAATGCACAATGCAACTTAGTTCCGGCCGATGGCAGTGCAGCTGTACCTGTTACCGATTCGCTCAATCTTATGTTGAACACCTGCCTGTATTTTAAACGTGCTTCTTACTTGTTTGAAGGCTTACGCTGGTTTGATATTAAACGCCTGAATATTCCTGTTACCCATAAAACCAATGATGGCTTTACTACAGTGCTGGTACCGGATGATAAAAGAAGATTATTGCAGCTACCACAGGAAGTACAGCAAGCAGGCCTGGCTTTAAACCCACGTTAACTGATAAAACAATTACAAATGAAAGCATTGAATTCAATCATACTCAGCGTTCTTTTTGCTACTGTAGCCATGGTATCGTGCAAAAAAGAAAAGCCATTGAACTTAACCACTCCCCCTCCGGGCTTGGGTGGCGATCCGGTAGATATTGTAAACAATCCTATTGACAAATGGATTTACGATAGCCTTACCGTGCCTTACAACATATCTGTAAAGTATAAGTTTGAACCCTGGGAAGTAGCCATTGACCGTACACTGATACCGCCAGACACCAGCAAAATTATCCCGCAACTGTCTGCTATCAACAACATCTGCTGGCAACCTTACACCGACCAAACCGGTAGCAAAACCTTTGTAGCAAAGTACTCGCCTAAGAACTTTGTGCTGGTAGGCAGCTGGCAGTACGATTACAACGGAACCATTACATTAGGCCAAGCAGAAGGTGGCAGTAAAATTTCTTTATTCGGTCTAAACTTTTTTAGCAGACTGAAAAAAGATTCTGCCATTGTAAAGCAGGGCGTACATACCATACACCACGAGTTTGCTCACATTCTTCATCAGAATGTAATGTACCCTGCCGATTACAAAAGCATTACCGGCGGTTACACTGCCACCTGGTTTAACACCACTGATGCGGCCGCCCGTAAGCTCGGCTTTATTACCGCTTACTCTATGGCTGGTCCGGATGAAGACTTTGTAGAAATGATAGCAGTACTGTTAACAGAAGGCCCTGGTGGTTATGCCACTATGTTAAAAGATGCAGGTGCTGCAACCAGTGTAGGCTACTTAGCGATAAAAGCCAAAGAAGCTAAAGTGGTTAATTACTTTAAAACTATCTGGGGCATTGATTTCTATGCGCTGCAAACCAAAACCAGGGCAGCATTTGTAGGATTCCTGCAATAGCATCATTCACTCTAAAACGTTACGTATGAAGAAACTCATTAACATATATACGCTATTTCTACTGACGGTGGCGATAGCATCCGGTTGTAAAAAATCGAAAGATGACAATATCAACGGTATCCCTACCGATCAGCGGCTGTCTGCTGCACTGGCAAAATACAAGGCTAAATTACTCAGTGGCACAGATGGCTGGGTTTTACAGGTTACGCCTGCCGGCTTAAAAGACCAGTTCGGCCTTTCCATCTCCCCCTTCTCTTATTATGTGCTTTTTACAGATTCCTCTGCCTGCACTCAACTGGCCGACTGGGACACTACCTCTGTAAAAACACCTCAGCAATCTACCTATAGTATTCGTTTATATCAACGTCCCACCCTTTCGTTTGATAACTACAGTTATGTAGCCAAAGCCAGCGATCCAGGCGATGCCAACGGTCCTGTATACGCTTCTGAAGGTGGTGGTTACGCATGGGGGTCGGATTTTGAATTTGCATTTGCCGACAACATAGATGCTGATAAACTGGGAGATACCATAAATCTCAAGGGCATCTTTAACAAAAGTCCGGCAGTGTTAATCAAAGCCACCAAAGCCCAGCACGATTCTGCATTTGCGGGCGCCTGGGCACGTTCTAAAAGTAATTTTGCTTCTATTAACAAAATCCTTACCTATTGGAAAAGGCTAACCGTAAATGGTATCACTTATGAAGTAATACTGGACGAAGCAGGCCGTACTTTTACTTTTAAATGGTTTGACGATACCCTGCATACACAGGCAATACCTTACCTGTATAACCTGGATGGCAGCGCATCTTTAGTGCAGGCATTTACCAATGGCAGCACTACTATCACCGGCTTCAACAATGTAAGCTACGATGGCACCAATGCCAATGTAACAATCGGGGGCATTAACCAGGCCACCGCCATTACTCCTGCCACTTCGGCAATAAAACTGGACAGTGCAGCACCCAAAGCATGGTACAACCAGATGAATATTAATTTCAATGGTAAATGGGCATCCGATAAAGCATATCATGCTACCGGCATTGACGATTCGTGCAAAATCACTGCTATTGCCAGCTACCAGGCCTACTGGTATGCAGGTGCAGGCGTGTTTGGTACCGGCTCAGAAGGCACCTGTGTATTGGCTAATAATGCTCTGGTAGGCACTTATAGTTTTTCTACCACCACTTTCCCGGCCAATACAGGACGTATCCGTTTTATGCGCAAATCTATAAGCGGCACCAATGCAGCTATAGTGGCGGGCGCTACCATGCTTTATGGGGGCACTACCAACAACAGCAGCTTCCGGGAATGGTACCTGGTTCCAATAGATGTAGAAAAAAATATTTATGATATGGTACGCTATCCGGATGCCAAGGCCTGGATACGCTGGCACCCATAGTGCCCCCTTTTCCTTTAAATATCAAAGGCTGTATCCTTTACCAGGTACAGCCTTTTACTTTATATCAATTATTTTATAAACGATTATGCAAGCACTACCCCGCCTAACGCAGGCAAATGTACCGTTAAGCGGTACGTATCCGTAGCTTCATCTACCAGTTCAGACTTTACTTGCGGGTTATATACATCCCCCGTACCCCAGAAGGAGATTTCGTTGCTATTGAATATCTCTTTCCATTGGTGCTTCTTACCTTTCACATACACCTGCCAGTCTTGTCTCACTACAGGCGTCATATTCAACAGCACCAGCACATCTTCATCGGCCTTGTTGCCTTTGCGTTTATATACAACAACCGATTCTGCACGGTGATTAAGATCTACCCATTCAAAACCGCCCTCTTCAAACTGCTTCGTATATAAAGCAGGTGTATTGCGATATAGCTCATTCAGCTTTTGAATGCAATATTTCAGGCCTGAGTGGCTTGGGTGTTGTAGTAATTCCCATTGCAGTTCCGACTTGTAGTTCCATTCGCTGGTAGCTCCAAACTCGTTGCCCATAAACAACAGCTTGGCGCCAGGATGGGTAAACATATAGGTATATAACAACCGCAGGTTGGCGAATTTCTGCCAGTCATCTCCCGGCATTTTGTACAGCATAGGACTTTTACCATGCACCACTTCATCGTGGCTCAGGGGCAGCATAAAGTTTTCGTCAAAGAAATACATCATGCTAAACGATAACTGATCCTGTTTAAACTGCCGGCCGTAAGGGTCGGTTTTAAAGTAGTTCAGGGTATCGTGCATCCAGCCCATCATCCACTTCATGCCAAAGCCCAGGCCATCCATAAAAGTAGGCTTGCTAATGCCCGGCCAATCGCTGGCTTCTTCCGCAATGGTTTGCACATCCGGGAAATCGCGGTATAATGTTTCGTTGAGATTTTTAATAAAATGAATGGCTTCTATATTGCCATTGCCACCATACACATTCGGCTCCCACTCTCCTTCCTTACGACTGTAATCGAGACGCAGCATAGACGACACCGCATCTACCCGCAAGCCATCTGCATGAAAATGTTCGCACCAGAAACGGGCGTTGCTGATTAAAAAGCTTTTTACTTCACCCCGTGCATAGTTGAATATATAAGAGTTCCAGTCTGGATGATACCCCTTGCGCATATCGGCATACTCGTAGGTATGGGTACCATCAAACTTAAACAGTCCATGACTATCATATGGAAAATGCGAAGGCACCCAATCGAGAATTACGCCAATGCCTGCCTGATGCAGGGCGTCTACCATGGCCATAAAATCCTGCGGGTTGCCAAAGCGTGAAGTGGCGGCATAAAACCCGGTACCCTGGTAGCCCCAGCTTCCGTCGAAAGGATGTTCCATTACCGGCATTAGCTCCACATGCGTAAAGCCCATTTCTTTCAGGTAAGGCACCAACCGTTCGGTTATTTGTGCGTAGCTGTTATAGCTTTCTTCATTGTGTTTATCCGGACGCATCCAGCTGGCCAGGTGCATTTCATATACCGACCAGGGCGCATCTAAAGCATTGTTCTTTTTACGGTTTTGCATCCACTCATTATCTTCCCACTCATAATCCAGTCCCCAGGCTATAGAAGCTGTTAACGGACGCTTTTCCCAGAAATGTGCAAAGGGATCACCTTTATCTATCTGCACACCCTCATAACCGTGAATATGATATTTATAGGATTCGCCTGCTGTTATATGCGGGATAAACCCTTCCCATATACCCGAATTATCCAGCCGCACAAACAGCGGATGTTCTTCTTTATTCCAATGATTGAAATTGCCCATTACCGTAACCCTTGTGGCATTGGGCGCCCACACTGCAAAATAGGTTCCGGGTACATTTAGTACAGTCAACTGTTTGTTGCCAAACACTTTATACAAAGTATAGTGTGTACCCTGCTGAAAATTGCGGATGTCTTCATCCGTAAACAACGAGTAGTTCCATACCGTACGCGTACTATCTACAAAGTGACGTTCTTCATATTGTTGTTGGGCTGTCATGATGGTTGTTAAGTTACATTATATTAACTCACTTAATTCCAACCAGCGCATTTCTTTTTCTTCTAATAAAGTGGTTATTTCAGAAGCACGTGCGCTGAGTTTGCTCATCTGTTCAAAAGCAAGGCCAGCTTCACTCATTTGCTCTCCTATTTTTTCTCTTTCTGCTTCCAGCTTCGCTATATCTGCCTGCAATTCATCAAATTCCCGCTTCTCTTTAAACGAAGGTTTCTTTTTAGCAACAGTTTCCGGCTGTGCAGCAGACACTACAGGTTCAGCAGCTTTAGCCGGCGCAGCCAGTAAGGTACTTAAGCCCTTTTTCTCCTGCTCTTTCTGCCACAAACGATACTGGGTATAGTTACCCGGGAAATCACGCACCTCACCATCTCCCTCAAACACAAACAGGTGATCTACCAGTCTGTCCATAAAATAACGGTCGTGCGATACTA encodes the following:
- a CDS encoding SusC/RagA family TonB-linked outer membrane protein, whose protein sequence is MILRVPGNGLPKPLLTKLLNIMRLTAILLFVACLQVHAETFSQKVTISGNALTLKQFVEKVKAQTGLAFVFDNAIAESTKNISVNVKNAEVTEVLQTCLATQGLTYTIKSNVVVITRAASFLKPEAGTTVAPPITVKGRVTNDKQSPIQGVTIVVKGTKRTLVTNEKGEFVLTEIESDATLEFSMAGFKQQEIKLSPAKTYLEIMLLEDQANLTDVVVTGFQKIDRKKFTGAAVTIKAEDVKIDGVIDVSRMLEGRAAGVSVQNVSGTFGAAPKVRVRGATSITGDNKPLWVVDGVVLEDIVNISNDQLSTGDPSTMLGSAVAGLNANDIETFDILKDAAAAALYGARAMNGVIVITTKRGKAGKPAIAYTGNFGVQLKPSYANYDIMNSADQMSVYAEMERKGSMNYSELKNAANTGVFGRLAQWMATYDTTTGFKAINYQPQRQAFLMKYANANTNWFDILFRNSLTQEHTLTVSSGTDKAQSYFSASFYKDNGWTLADNVKRYTFNSRNTYVASDRITFGFIASGSARQQTAPGTESRVANPVEGSYDRNFDINPFSYALNTSRVLTAFDDKGNLDYFTRDYAPFNIINETRTNNIKLGVYEAKLQGDFSVKISKNFKYDFVGAVRYAKTSEEHNVLESSNQAQAYRAGVSPIPNSIIQQANRFLYTDPNNPTAYPISVLPYGGFYNRTERQLLNYTIRNMITYNMSTANKEHQLVALAGQEIKSADRQTSNNVGVGYQWQNGGVPYIQYQFLKKMLEGNQSYYGMSNSYDRFAAFFANATYTFKNRYTVAGTVREDGSNRLGNSPQARWLPTWTVSGVWNVDQEDFIRNKITISHLMLKSSYGLNANIGEATNTTAILTTEITKRNYLSDQQTAIAIKNLQNSDLTWEKKYEFNIGTDIGLFKERLGVVFDFYNRRSFDLIALVKTAGIGGETFKAANYADMKSHGFEFSVSGKILTGKTVSWNSTFIFGYNTTRITNAKNTPMIFDLVVPEGGAKEGYAARGLFSIKNAGLDPYNGTPLFFNDSGTVSNGVYLQSQNTQYLKYEGSIDPTITGGFSNTFRYKQLSLNVLLTYQAGNKIRLTPAFKTKYSDLDAMSNQFKGRWSLPGDDLLTNVPSIADPYTASALSNASAYPYNNYNYSSARVVDGGFIRMKAISLSYALPARLVTRMGLKTMSLSAVGNNLWLIYSDKDLRGQDPEFFNSGGVAMPINKQVTFSLKVGL
- a CDS encoding RagB/SusD family nutrient uptake outer membrane protein — translated: MKKISFYITMGLLVAATTGCNRYLDKLPDNRTVIATPEQVTQLLTTAYPRANYITFCEAMTDNAEDKKSPTSDLQNMQPYKYQDVQSTFTDSPEFYFHACYTAIAAANQALEYCNGPDSLSYRAQKGEALVCRAYAHFMLTLLFAKNYDPSTASGDPGVPYVTTVEKNVWVNYSRGTVQKDYDMIERDLVAGIPLLQDKIYGDAPKFHFTQVAANAFAARFYLFKRDYAKVVDYTTAILGPVTITANTVNTTVANMLRNWNGTSTTTIPPGYSASTLGYYGLQALYTQASEPSNLLLQETESNWGTKFPAYRFGLGITVYALFSGTLPTPANTSTSSPLSVGYWMYGSDPQVYNQPKFWDNFIPNGLNSSVGTYYNVIPLLSMEEVLLNRAEALTRLGQLVPALNDLQTWTSKNVISYSATTNRLTAANMANAQCNLVPADGSAAVPVTDSLNLMLNTCLYFKRASYLFEGLRWFDIKRLNIPVTHKTNDGFTTVLVPDDKRRLLQLPQEVQQAGLALNPR
- the glgB gene encoding 1,4-alpha-glucan branching protein GlgB, with the protein product MTAQQQYEERHFVDSTRTVWNYSLFTDEDIRNFQQGTHYTLYKVFGNKQLTVLNVPGTYFAVWAPNATRVTVMGNFNHWNKEEHPLFVRLDNSGIWEGFIPHITAGESYKYHIHGYEGVQIDKGDPFAHFWEKRPLTASIAWGLDYEWEDNEWMQNRKKNNALDAPWSVYEMHLASWMRPDKHNEESYNSYAQITERLVPYLKEMGFTHVELMPVMEHPFDGSWGYQGTGFYAATSRFGNPQDFMAMVDALHQAGIGVILDWVPSHFPYDSHGLFKFDGTHTYEYADMRKGYHPDWNSYIFNYARGEVKSFLISNARFWCEHFHADGLRVDAVSSMLRLDYSRKEGEWEPNVYGGNGNIEAIHFIKNLNETLYRDFPDVQTIAEEASDWPGISKPTFMDGLGFGMKWMMGWMHDTLNYFKTDPYGRQFKQDQLSFSMMYFFDENFMLPLSHDEVVHGKSPMLYKMPGDDWQKFANLRLLYTYMFTHPGAKLLFMGNEFGATSEWNYKSELQWELLQHPSHSGLKYCIQKLNELYRNTPALYTKQFEEGGFEWVDLNHRAESVVVYKRKGNKADEDVLVLLNMTPVVRQDWQVYVKGKKHQWKEIFNSNEISFWGTGDVYNPQVKSELVDEATDTYRLTVHLPALGGVVLA
- a CDS encoding putative zinc-binding metallopeptidase, which codes for MKALNSIILSVLFATVAMVSCKKEKPLNLTTPPPGLGGDPVDIVNNPIDKWIYDSLTVPYNISVKYKFEPWEVAIDRTLIPPDTSKIIPQLSAINNICWQPYTDQTGSKTFVAKYSPKNFVLVGSWQYDYNGTITLGQAEGGSKISLFGLNFFSRLKKDSAIVKQGVHTIHHEFAHILHQNVMYPADYKSITGGYTATWFNTTDAAARKLGFITAYSMAGPDEDFVEMIAVLLTEGPGGYATMLKDAGAATSVGYLAIKAKEAKVVNYFKTIWGIDFYALQTKTRAAFVGFLQ
- a CDS encoding DUF4302 domain-containing protein — its product is MKKLINIYTLFLLTVAIASGCKKSKDDNINGIPTDQRLSAALAKYKAKLLSGTDGWVLQVTPAGLKDQFGLSISPFSYYVLFTDSSACTQLADWDTTSVKTPQQSTYSIRLYQRPTLSFDNYSYVAKASDPGDANGPVYASEGGGYAWGSDFEFAFADNIDADKLGDTINLKGIFNKSPAVLIKATKAQHDSAFAGAWARSKSNFASINKILTYWKRLTVNGITYEVILDEAGRTFTFKWFDDTLHTQAIPYLYNLDGSASLVQAFTNGSTTITGFNNVSYDGTNANVTIGGINQATAITPATSAIKLDSAAPKAWYNQMNINFNGKWASDKAYHATGIDDSCKITAIASYQAYWYAGAGVFGTGSEGTCVLANNALVGTYSFSTTTFPANTGRIRFMRKSISGTNAAIVAGATMLYGGTTNNSSFREWYLVPIDVEKNIYDMVRYPDAKAWIRWHP